One genomic segment of Musa acuminata AAA Group cultivar baxijiao chromosome BXJ3-3, Cavendish_Baxijiao_AAA, whole genome shotgun sequence includes these proteins:
- the LOC135633446 gene encoding uncharacterized protein LOC135633446, with product MTRALRRTRPAPMEKPSNSSTATTEESSWASYIADFVATQQAEESMRASKKLSTKRRKTAAEDDDDPLEDTATSPVKTRRVGVSDQSHMKPGKRKQTEVDDVGFVRSEELSKDADDVNSARSSCGRTDLRKKGLCLVPLSMVMHYLE from the exons ATGACGAGAGCTCTCCGCAGGACAAGGCCAGCTCCGATGGAGAAGCCAAGTAACTCGTCGACGGCTACCACGGAAGAGAGCAGTTGGGCCTCTTACATCGCCGACTTCGTCGCAACGCAGCAGGCGGAAGAATCCATGCGGGCTTCCAAGAAGCTTAGCACTAAGAGGAGGAAGACAGCCGCGGAGGACGACGACGACCCCTTGGAGGACACTGCAACGTCTCCTGTCAAAACTCGTAGA GTCGGTGTCTCCGATCAGTCGCACATGAAGCCAGGGAAGAGGAAGCAGACCGAG GTAGATGATGTCGGCTTTGTGAGGTCTGAAGAACTGAGCAAGGACGCTGATGACGTGAACTCGGCTAGGAGTTCATGTGGGCGTACAGATCTGAGGAAGAAGGGCCTCTGCTTGGTCCCTTTGTCCATGGTGATGCACTATCTCGAGTAG
- the LOC103979046 gene encoding homeobox-leucine zipper protein ROC2-like, with protein sequence MPVGIMIPARQAPSMIGRNAGTSYGSSSVLSLSQPNLLEGQQIPLQYQHHNQLMELAPTTTGESEMPRAREEDFESKSGSENIEVASGDDQDQSQRPRKKRYHRHTQHQIQEMEAFFKECPHPDDKQRKELSRELGLEPLQVKFWFQNKRTQMKNQHERQENNQLRADNERLRAENLRYKEALSNASCPNCGGPASLGEMSFDEHHLRIENARLREEIDRISGIAAKYVGKPMASYPLLSPSVPSRPPLDLGVGGFGGQQGVGGEMFGPGELMRSVSGAAETDKPMVVELAVAAMEELIRMAQLNEPLWIPAGLDNATEALNEEEYVRTFPRGIGPRPFGLKSEASRETAVVIMNQMNVVEILMDVNQWSNVFSGIVSRAMTLEVLSTGVAGNYNGALQVMTAEFQVPSPLVPTRESLFVRYCKQHADGTWAVVDVSLDSLRPSPVLRCRRRPSGCLIQEMPNGYSKVTWVEHVEVDDRSVHSIYKPLVNSGLAFGARRWVSTLDRQCERLASVMASNIPSGDVGVITTPEGRKSMLKLAERMVMSFCGGVSASTTHQWTTLSGSGAEDVRVMTRKSVDDPGRPPGIVLNAATSFWLPVPPKRVFDFLRDESSRSEWDILSNGGGVQEMAHIANGQDHGNCVSLLRVNSTNSNQSNMLILQESCTDATGSYVIYAPVDVIAMNVVLNGGDPDYVALLPSGFAILPDGPCGGGGRVEEVGSGGSLLTVAFQILVDSVPTAKLSLGSVATVNSLIACTVERIKASVAGEVAR encoded by the exons ATGCCTGTGGGGATCATGATACCAGCAAGACAAGCACCGTCCATGATCGGGAGGAACGCCGGCACCAGTTATGGATCCTCATCAGTGCTGTCGCTCAGCCAG CCGAACTTGTTGGAGGGGCAGCAAATCCCACTTCAGTACCAGCATCACAACCAGCTGATGGAGCTCGCACCGACGACCACAGGAGAGAGCGAGATGCCGAGGGCACGAGAGGAGGACTTCGAGAGCAAGTCGGGAAGCGAGAACATCGAGGTTGCGTCCGGCGATGACCAGGACCAGAGCCAGCGGCCACGGAAGAAGCGCTACCACCGCCACACACAGCACCAGATCCAAGAAATGGAAGC TTTCTTCAAGGAATGCCCTCACCCTGATGACAAGCAGAGGAAGGAGCTCAGCAGAGAGCTCGGCCTCGAACCTCTCCAAGTCAAGTTCTGGTTCCAGAACAAACGCACCCAGATGAAG AACCAGCACGAGCGGCAAGAGAACAACCAGCTGCGAGCCGATAACGAGAGACTCCGTGCTGAGAACTTACGGTATAAGGAGGCCCTCAGCAACGCCTCGTGCCCCAACTGCGGCGGGCCTGCCTCCCTCGGCGAGATGTCCTTCGACGAACACCACCTCAGGATCGAGAACGCTCGGCTTAGAGAAGAA ATCGATAGGATATCAGGGATCGCCGCCAAGTACGTCGGCAAGCCGATGGCGTCGTACCCGCTGCTCTCGCCTTCCGTCCCTTCCCGCCCGCCGTTGGATCTCGGCGTCGGAGGCTTCGGCGGCCAGCAGGGCGTCGGCGGGGAGATGTTCGGGCCGGGAGAGCTGATGAGGAGCGTGTCGGGTGCGGCCGAGACGGACAAACCGATGGTCGTCGAGCTTGCGGTGGCCGCCATGGAGGAGCTCATCCGGATGGCGCAGCTGAACGAGCCGCTGTGGATACCCGCCGGGCTTGACAACGCCACCGAGGCCCTCAACGAGGAGGAGTACGTCAGGACGTTCCCGAGAGGGATCGGTCCACGGCCGTTCGGGCTCAAGTCGGAGGCATCGCGGGAGACGGCGGTGGTGATCATGAACCAGATGAACGTGGTGGAGATCCTCATGGATGTG AATCAGTGGTCGAATGTGTTCTCGGGCATCGTGTCGAGGGCCATGACGCTCGAAGTGCTCTCAACTGGAGTGGCAGGCAACTACAATGGGGCTCTGCAAGTG ATGACAGCAGAGTTCCAAGTGCCATCTCCACTCGTCCCAACTCGAGAGAGCTTGTTCGTGAGGTACTGCAAGCAGCACGCTGATGGAACCTGGGCAGTGGTTGACGTTTCCCTCGACAGCTTGCGCCCCAGCCCAGTCCTGAGATGTCGAAGAAGGCCATCCGGTTGCCTGATCCAAGAGATGCCTAATGGTTACTCGAAG GTTACTTGGGTGGAGCACGTCGAAGTGGATGACAGGTCTGTTCACAGCATCTACAAGCCATTGGTCAACTCGGGCCTGGCGTTCGGTGCAAGGAGGTGGGTCAGCACCTTGGACAGGCAATGCGAGCGGCTCGCGAGTGTGATGGCCAGCAACATACCCTCAGGAGACGTCGGTG TGATAACTACACCGGAGGGCAGGAAGAGCATGTTGAAGCTGGCTGAGAGGATGGTGATGAGCTTCTGCGGCGGTGTCAGTGCTTCGACCACACATCAATGGACTACTTTGTCTGGAAGTGGTGCGGAGGACGTGAGGGTTATGACGAGAAAGAGCGTGGATGATCCCGGTAGGCCTCCTGGTATCGTCCTCAACGCCGCCACCTCCTTCTGGCTTCCGGTCCCGCCGAAGAGGGTCTTCGATTTCCTTCGTGATGAGAGCTCGCGCAGTGAG TGGGATATCCTGTCGAATGGGGGTGGCGTTCAAGAGATGGCTCACATCGCCAATGGCCAGGATCATGGGAACTGTGTCTCCTTGCTGCGCGTCAAC AGCACGAACTCGAACCAAAGCAACATGCTGATACTGCAGGAGAGCTGCACCGACGCGACGGGCTCGTACGTGATCTACGCGCCGGTGGACGTCATCGCCATGAACGTGGTGCTCAACGGCGGCGACCCCGACTACGTCGCCCTCCTGCCGTCAGGGTTCGCCATTCTTCCCGACGGGCCATGCGGCGGCGGAGGAAGGGTGGAGGAAGTAGGCTCCGGTGGCTCCCTGTTGACTGTGGCGTTCCAGATCCTGGTCGACTCCGTCCCCACTGCCAAGCTCTCCCTCGGATCGGTCGCGACGGTGAACAGCCTCATTGCTTGCACCGTCGAACGGATCAAGGCTTCAGTTGCAGGCGAAGTGGCTCGCTGA